A window from Setaria italica strain Yugu1 chromosome VIII, Setaria_italica_v2.0, whole genome shotgun sequence encodes these proteins:
- the LOC101766453 gene encoding O-methyltransferase ZRP4: MELTNSTDQGLLDAQLVLWHNTFAFMKSMALKSAVDLRIADAIDLHGGAATLPQIFTKVDLHPSKVPSLRRLMRVLTTTNIFSIQHPLADGGEPVYTLTSVSRLLLGSQTPLTAMVLNPIIVSPFFELGKWFQHELPDPCIFKQTHGRPIWEMTRHDATFDALVNDGLASDSQFIVDIAIKQRAELFQGISSLVDVGGGIGAAAQAISKAFPHVKCSVLDLGHVIAKTPTDTGVQFVTGDMFKSIPPANAVLLKSVLHDWDHDDCVKILKNCKKAIPPREAGGKVIIINMVIGAGPLDLKHKEMQAMFDIYIMFIGGMERDEQEWKKIFSEAGFSDYKIIPVLGVRSIIEVYP, encoded by the exons ATGGAGCTCACCAATAGCACGGACCAGGGGTTGCTTGATGCGCAGCTCGTGCTCTGGCACAACACCTTCGCCTTCATGAAGTCCATGGCGCTCAAGTCCGCCGTAGACCTCAGGATTGCTGATGCCATCGACCTCCATGGCGGTGCCGCCACCCTTCCCCAGATATTCACCAAGGTCGATCTCCACCCGTCCAAGGTTCCCAGCCTGCGTCGCCTCATGCGCGTCCTAACAACCACCAACATCTTCAGCATCCAGCACCCGTTGGCTGATGGCGGCGAGCCCGTCTACACACTTACTTCAGTGTCCCGCCTTCTCCTTGGATCGCAGACTCCTTTGACAGCCATGGTGCTCAATCCCATCATAGTCTCCCCCTTCTTTGAGCTCGGTAAATGGTTCCAGCACGAGCTGCCGGACCCATGCATCTTCAAGCAGACGCACGGCCGGCCCATCTGGGAGATGACCAGACATGATGCAACCTTTGATGCACTCGTCAACGATGGGTTGGCCTCAGACAGCCAATTCATCGTGGACATCGCCATCAAGCAGCGCGCAGAGCTCTTCCAGGGAATAAGCTCACTCGTCGACGTCGGCGGAGGGATCGGTGCAGCGGCCCAAGCCATCTCAAAGGCGTTCCCGCATGTGAAATGCAGTGTGCTGGATCTTGGCCACGTCATTGCCAAGACTCCAACTGACACGGGCGTGCAATTTGTCACTGGCGACATGTTTAAGAGCATTCCACCAGCAAATGCTGTACTGTTGAAG TCGGTTTTGCATGATTGGGACCATGATGACTGTGTAAAGATACTGAAGAACTGCAAAAAGGCTATACCTCCAAGAGAAGCCGGTGGAAAGGTGATAATAATAAACATGGTGATTGGAGCAGGACCATTAGATTTGAAGCACAAAGAGATGCAGGCCATGTTTGATATCTATATCATGTTTATCGGTGGCATGGAACGAGATGAGCAAGAGTGGAAGAAGATTTTCTCAGAAGCTGGGTTCAGCGACTACAAAATAATACCGGTCTTGGGTGTTCGATCAATAATCGAGGTATATCCATAA